A region of Vitis riparia cultivar Riparia Gloire de Montpellier isolate 1030 chromosome 12, EGFV_Vit.rip_1.0, whole genome shotgun sequence DNA encodes the following proteins:
- the LOC117926353 gene encoding F-box protein At1g10780, protein MESLPDAIVQYILCHMANARDVATCTCVSKRWKDSMPYLKSLYFPRNSFDNLTGADNSDNVVFKMISSIVKLEQLVVYCPFSSAGLASWLSYAGSSLRHLELRMDNIAEHPIGFEDSSKPSKLDCIAYARNLESLKLWGVLMTHPPKWDFFQSLRNLEIVGARLEDPALSNALQACPNLTHLLLLGCEGVRSVSIELPHLEQCKLDFYGWGNCSLSVISPKLELLEVQGCSWIRVRETQYLRNLSIANNAGRVYMVDFGKLASLEFLSIRGVQWCWDAISKMLQWASDVKHLYMKVEFTGDFEALLPFPEIDFVDFFNSHPKLQKFDIHGAMFAALCQKNSLKNVDSSFVIPCLEEVLVTVRSPLNAEQKMSTLESLLKYGKNLKSMVIKILQMKSNHSSVDDFFEDICRFRYMNRKIVRIE, encoded by the exons ATGGAATCTTTACCTGATGCAATTGTACAATATATCTTGTGCCACATGGCAAATGCCCGGGATGTGGCAACCTGCACTTGTGTTTCCAAGCGCTGGAAGGACTCGATGCCTTATCTTAAGAGCCTCTACTTCCCTCGCAACTCTTTTGACAACCTGACTGGCGCAGACAATTCTGACAATGTTGTGTTCAAGATGATCTCCTCAATAGTTAAATTAGAACAGCTTGTTGTGTACTGCCCTTTCTCTAGTGCTGGCCTTGCTTCATGGCTATCATATGCAGGCTCATCACTCCGACATCTTGAGCTCCGGATGGACAATATTGCTGAGCATCCGattggttttgaggattcctcaAAACCCTCCAAATTGGATTGCATTGCATATGCCAGGAATTTGGAGTCGCTAAAGCTTTGGGGTGTATTGATGACACATCCCCCCAAATGGGACTTCTTTCAAAGTCTTCGAAATCTTGAAATTGTTGGTGCAAGATTGGAGGACCCTGCATTGTCCAATGCACTCCAGGCTTGCCCAAATTTGACCCACTTGTTGCTACTTGGTTGTGAAGGAGTGAGATCAGTTTCAATCGAATTGCCACATTTGGAGCAGTGTAAACTTGACTTTTATGGTTGGGGTAACTGCTCGCTTTCTGTCATTTCCCCAAAACTTGAACTCCTTGAGGTACAAGGTTGTAGTTGGATTAGAGTTCGTGAGACTCAGTACTTAAGGAATCTCTCCATTGCCAATAATGCtg GGAGGGTCTACATGGTGGATTTTGGAAAGCTTGCTTCCCTTGAGTTTTTGTCAATAAGAGGGGTGCAGTGGTGTTGGGATGCAATAAGCAAAATGCTCCAGTGGGCAAGTGATGTGAAGCATCTCTATATGAAGGTGGAATTCACTGGGGATTTTGAAGCTCTTCTGCCATTTCCAGAGATTGACTTTGTTGACTTCTTTAACAGCCATCCTAAGCTGCAAAAATTTGACATCCATGGAGCCATGTTTGCTGCTCTTTGCCAGAAGAACAGCCTGAAAAAT GTGGATTCAAGTTTTGTGATTCCATGTCTAGAGGAGGTGCTGGTCACAGTGAGATCACCATTAAATGCTGAACAGAAAATGAGCACTCTAGAATCACTACTGAAGTATGGGAAGAATTTAAAGAGTATGGTAATAAAGATTCTTCAGATGAAGAGCAACCATAGCAGTGTGGATGATTTCTTCGAGGACATATGCAGGTTCAGGTACATGAACCGCAAGATTGTTCGGATAGAATAA